A single window of Falco rusticolus isolate bFalRus1 chromosome 6, bFalRus1.pri, whole genome shotgun sequence DNA harbors:
- the MAL gene encoding myelin and lymphocyte protein — MSGATSTTSLPSGLAVLTTFPDVLFIPEIIFGGLVWILVASSRVPDAILQGWVMFVSVFCFVMTVSLLCLYIFGVHGGKSFWVTLDVICHETAALFYLSAAVLEAYFTYSIRLLAVFPPEAIMYRENIAAAVFAFLATLVYVIHKVSSLLRWKAS; from the exons ATGTCTGGGGCAACTTCCACCACCTCTTTGCCCAGCGGTCTGGCTGTTCTGACGACTTTCCCAGATGTGCTCTTCATTCCTGAAATT ATCTTTGGGGGCCTTGTCTGGATCCTGGTGGCATCCTCAAGGGTCCCAGACGCCATCCTGCAAGGCTGGGTGATGTTTGTCTCTGTGTTCTGCTTTGTCATGACTGTCAGCCTGCTGTGCCTCTACATCTTCGGGGTGCATGGGGGCAAGAGCTTCTGGGTCACCTTG GATGTCATCTGCCACGAGACAGCAGCTCTGTTCTACCTCAGTGCTGCCGTGTTGGAAGCCTACTTCACCTACAGCATCCGCTTGCTGGCTGTCTTCCCTCCGGAAGCGATCATGTACCGTGAGAACATCGCTGCTGCG GTATTTGCATTCTTAGCTACCCTGGTGTACGTGATCCACAAGGTGTCCTCGCTCCTGCGATGGAAAGCATCCTAA